A genomic stretch from Chitinophagaceae bacterium includes:
- a CDS encoding G-D-S-L family lipolytic protein: MIKKISKVILVFLLLAVSVQAQEKLPYWKEVQALKAIDSAKFPATNQILLIGSSSFTLWKDVQEYFPSKPILNRAFGGSKLVDLIRYRYDVIYPYQPKQIVMYCGENDFASSDTVTVAMVVDRFEALFKLIRAKYKTVPFAYVSMKPSPSRAHLMPKYEEANRQIKVYLSKQTKAAFIDVYHSMLMPDGSSMTDIFKEDNLHMNAKGYAIWKKVIAPYLMK; encoded by the coding sequence ATGATAAAGAAAATTAGTAAAGTAATCTTAGTATTTCTGTTGCTGGCTGTTTCTGTTCAGGCACAGGAAAAACTTCCTTACTGGAAAGAAGTACAGGCATTGAAAGCAATTGACAGTGCTAAATTTCCTGCCACCAACCAGATATTACTTATCGGCAGTTCTTCTTTTACATTGTGGAAAGATGTGCAGGAATATTTTCCATCAAAACCAATTCTGAACCGTGCCTTTGGTGGCTCTAAACTGGTTGATCTGATCCGTTACCGCTATGATGTAATTTATCCGTATCAGCCAAAACAGATTGTAATGTATTGCGGAGAAAATGATTTTGCTTCCAGCGATACCGTTACTGTTGCAATGGTTGTGGATCGGTTTGAAGCACTGTTTAAACTGATCCGGGCAAAATATAAAACAGTTCCTTTTGCCTATGTGTCAATGAAGCCCAGCCCAAGCCGTGCTCATTTGATGCCGAAATACGAAGAAGCCAACCGGCAGATAAAAGTGTATTTATCAAAACAAACAAAGGCAGCATTCATTGATGTATATCATTCCATGCTTATGCCGGATGGATCATCAATGACGGATATTTTCAAAGAAGATAACCTGCATATGAATGCAAAAGGCTATGCTATCTGGAAAAAAGTTATCGCACCATATTTAATGAAATAA